In Paenibacillus larvae subsp. larvae, the following proteins share a genomic window:
- a CDS encoding putative mucin/carbohydrate-binding domain-containing protein, with the protein MNKTTLTKPEISFMAISDTHAPNDIKIKNALNDAIQNNVDVIFLTGDLVEIAYESNYESFIKAMNSVPHPKTYYALGNHDVRWLSGDFDEAKEKFLKYTGMPGVYYDKWINGYHFIVLGTEKALKDQADFSDKQLAWLEAKLAEDTDPNKPIFVFNHTPLFNTVPDSYWEGYQPGGDDGIIQDEQVKNILANYPQTVFISGHTHFSIKEKDNLFHAPFGHMINDGAVVINEGLIFNVYKGKIEIKGRNLDAHMDIANWDIFFNQSVQFLGLGDSQFAELRTNLNQQQAVFHVTNKNPHAYYANEKYAEIQVLDENKKVIFNKEIQGTNVSIGQDTIPLKEGYTIKIYHAETRTRLKSLDSNLINQNNNENTFLVTKNGLINTSVKQSVQFLGLGDSQFADLRTNLNQQQAVFRVTNKNPHTYYANEKYAEIQVLDENKKVIFNKEIQGTNVSIGQDTIPLKEGYTIKIYHAETRTRLKSPDFNLINSKSNDNMFIMTKNGLINTLTPVQKKSIHHLVAPTWIFNAGISKGKYHDRQDLGVILQPQATIRIRQVNPHFKDKLTVRLLNDDRLTEKKEGVTSEWSTIQADAISVPFIDTPYGDQNAEVEYTIEGKQIPLPIYQPCGNKMEFFQQWDKEQAGFALVQGPSFQLLVPAKDKEALRNLKEFKSIDELIQYYEEIFQLFNDMIGLEDTDTGTNKMSQNRYFLKADAHGAGGAYYSHDYTANSYATVDMWLKKNNWGPLHEIAHGYQAAFDNKGMYTGEVSNNLFGVQHQYSKNGKDADKIGWLFDYGKKESVEKNLYQAIIKEGKGYTEVDDLRFQLILLTMLKQKAGNEAFTHLYREYRKLANQEGFDANKYPLPDLMNRYYGETSGYDFTPVLQKWKLYTDRIQAEINRSKGYKATASLADIVSESQLSNARKLVDKDILINSNFEMVDNQQIAPLGLKGSVKIQLNIDDINQLKGQDLLLKEGSKVVKRIAITGKELTVQDVPNGVYTIEIPTGREAR; encoded by the coding sequence ATGAATAAAACAACATTAACAAAACCAGAGATCAGTTTTATGGCCATTTCCGATACGCATGCCCCCAATGATATTAAGATTAAAAACGCCCTTAATGACGCCATCCAAAATAATGTGGATGTAATATTCCTAACCGGAGACCTGGTGGAGATCGCCTATGAGTCCAATTATGAATCTTTTATAAAGGCAATGAATTCAGTTCCTCATCCGAAAACGTATTATGCCTTAGGAAATCACGATGTACGATGGCTTTCTGGTGATTTTGACGAAGCAAAAGAAAAATTCCTCAAATATACAGGCATGCCTGGTGTCTATTATGACAAATGGATTAACGGATATCATTTTATCGTTTTGGGTACAGAAAAAGCTCTTAAAGATCAAGCGGACTTTTCAGACAAACAGCTGGCTTGGCTGGAAGCCAAATTAGCGGAAGACACTGATCCAAACAAACCGATCTTTGTGTTCAACCACACGCCGTTATTCAATACGGTTCCCGATTCTTACTGGGAAGGTTACCAACCGGGAGGAGATGACGGGATCATTCAGGATGAACAGGTCAAGAACATCTTGGCTAATTACCCTCAAACGGTTTTTATTAGTGGACATACGCATTTCTCCATCAAAGAGAAAGATAATTTGTTTCATGCACCGTTTGGTCATATGATTAATGACGGCGCTGTCGTGATAAATGAGGGCCTTATTTTCAATGTGTACAAAGGCAAAATTGAAATTAAAGGAAGAAACCTTGATGCTCATATGGACATTGCAAACTGGGACATTTTTTTTAATCAATCCGTTCAATTTTTAGGTTTAGGTGATAGTCAATTTGCTGAATTAAGGACAAATTTAAATCAGCAGCAAGCAGTGTTTCACGTGACTAATAAAAATCCGCATGCGTATTATGCTAATGAAAAATATGCTGAGATTCAAGTGTTAGATGAAAATAAAAAAGTTATTTTTAACAAAGAAATTCAAGGAACGAATGTTTCCATCGGTCAAGATACTATTCCTTTAAAAGAAGGATACACCATTAAAATATATCATGCGGAAACGAGAACTCGTTTAAAAAGTCTTGATTCCAATTTGATCAACCAAAATAATAACGAGAATACATTTTTAGTAACAAAAAATGGATTGATAAATACATCAGTCAAGCAATCAGTTCAATTTTTAGGTTTAGGTGATAGTCAATTTGCTGACTTAAGGACAAATTTAAATCAGCAGCAAGCAGTGTTTCGTGTGACTAATAAAAATCCGCATACGTATTATGCTAATGAAAAATATGCTGAGATTCAAGTGTTAGATGAAAATAAAAAAGTTATTTTTAACAAAGAAATTCAAGGAACGAATGTTTCCATCGGTCAAGATACTATTCCTTTAAAAGAAGGATACACCATTAAAATATATCATGCAGAAACAAGAACTCGTTTAAAAAGTCCTGATTTTAATTTGATTAATTCGAAAAGTAATGACAATATGTTTATAATGACCAAAAATGGATTAATAAATACACTAACTCCAGTGCAGAAAAAAAGTATACATCATTTAGTGGCTCCTACCTGGATATTTAATGCTGGAATCAGTAAAGGGAAATATCATGACAGACAAGACTTAGGGGTGATTCTTCAACCACAAGCCACCATCCGGATTCGGCAAGTGAATCCCCATTTTAAAGACAAACTAACGGTGCGCTTATTAAATGATGATAGACTTACAGAAAAAAAGGAAGGGGTCACTTCCGAGTGGTCCACTATTCAAGCAGATGCTATTTCTGTGCCATTTATTGATACGCCTTATGGGGACCAAAATGCTGAAGTGGAATATACCATTGAAGGAAAACAAATTCCATTACCTATTTATCAACCATGTGGCAATAAAATGGAATTTTTCCAACAATGGGATAAAGAACAAGCTGGCTTTGCCCTAGTACAAGGTCCAAGTTTTCAATTGCTAGTGCCCGCAAAAGATAAAGAAGCTCTCCGAAATTTAAAAGAGTTTAAATCTATTGATGAATTAATTCAATATTATGAAGAAATTTTTCAATTATTTAATGATATGATCGGTTTAGAGGACACGGATACCGGAACAAATAAGATGAGTCAAAATAGGTATTTTTTAAAGGCGGATGCTCATGGAGCCGGCGGGGCTTATTACTCGCATGATTATACAGCGAATAGCTATGCTACCGTTGATATGTGGCTCAAAAAAAATAATTGGGGACCCCTTCATGAAATAGCCCATGGTTATCAAGCAGCGTTTGACAATAAAGGGATGTATACTGGAGAAGTTTCAAATAATCTTTTTGGAGTTCAACATCAGTATAGTAAAAATGGAAAAGATGCGGATAAAATAGGCTGGCTATTTGATTATGGGAAAAAAGAAAGTGTGGAAAAGAATTTATATCAAGCCATTATAAAAGAAGGGAAAGGCTATACAGAGGTAGATGATCTTCGTTTCCAACTTATTCTATTAACAATGTTAAAACAAAAAGCTGGGAATGAAGCCTTTACCCACTTATATCGAGAATATCGTAAATTAGCGAATCAGGAAGGCTTTGATGCTAATAAATATCCACTTCCAGATTTAATGAATCGCTATTATGGGGAAACAAGTGGCTATGATTTTACGCCTGTTCTGCAAAAATGGAAACTTTATACAGATAGAATACAGGCAGAAATTAATCGTTCAAAAGGCTACAAAGCCACAGCTTCCCTTGCGGATATCGTCTCAGAATCCCAATTATCGAATGCAAGGAAACTTGTAGATAAAGACATTTTAATTAATTCTAACTTTGAAATGGTAGATAATCAGCAAATTGCTCCTTTAGGATTAAAAGGATCGGTAAAGATTCAATTAAATATTGATGATATCAACCAATTGAAGGGACAAGATTTATTATTAAAAGAAGGAAGTAAAGTTGTAAAAAGGATAGCAATTACTGGAAAAGAGCTAACGGTTCAAGATGTTCCAAATGGCGTGTACACTATTGAGATTCCAACTGGAAGAGAAGCAAGATGA
- a CDS encoding lipoate--protein ligase family protein produces MAKTITLPDEWIWLEHTYAHHTPVLTPFALEELMMKEVGLTGKAMIHIWRHPRAFVMGLRDSKLPFAKEAKQELEGKGFQTAVRNSGGAAVPLDLGVVNITIMLPKPQGAIDFHDDFERMFLLIRDALAAHSSEVAKGEVTGSFCPGDYDLSIGGRKFCGIAQRRQSKALAVQAFNIVEGTGGDKAALARAFYDKAAAGADTGAYPLVALDQMASLSDCLGPIESAVFTRCIRQRLEAGHVTDASASDFVKPEEVADMVSALTQRYGI; encoded by the coding sequence ATGGCCAAAACCATCACATTGCCGGACGAATGGATCTGGCTTGAACATACTTATGCACATCATACACCTGTTCTTACTCCGTTTGCCCTTGAAGAACTGATGATGAAGGAAGTAGGCCTGACGGGAAAAGCCATGATTCATATATGGCGTCATCCGCGGGCTTTTGTCATGGGGCTCAGGGACAGCAAACTTCCATTTGCCAAAGAAGCTAAGCAGGAACTGGAAGGGAAGGGTTTTCAGACAGCTGTGCGAAACTCTGGCGGGGCTGCTGTACCACTCGACCTTGGAGTGGTGAATATTACGATAATGCTCCCCAAACCTCAGGGAGCTATTGATTTTCATGACGACTTCGAGCGGATGTTCCTTTTGATCCGAGATGCGTTGGCCGCTCATTCCTCTGAGGTGGCCAAAGGGGAGGTCACAGGCTCCTTTTGCCCAGGAGACTACGACCTTAGTATCGGCGGCCGCAAGTTTTGCGGCATAGCCCAGCGCAGGCAATCGAAGGCTCTGGCGGTACAGGCTTTCAACATTGTAGAAGGTACGGGAGGAGATAAAGCTGCCTTGGCAAGAGCATTCTATGACAAGGCAGCGGCAGGAGCGGATACTGGAGCATATCCGCTGGTAGCCCTTGACCAGATGGCCAGCCTATCTGATTGTCTCGGGCCGATCGAATCAGCCGTATTTACTCGTTGTATCCGGCAGCGCCTGGAAGCAGGACATGTGACAGACGCTTCTGCTTCCGATTTCGTAAAGCCGGAAGAGGTAGCCGACATGGTGTCAGCCTTGACACAGCGTTATGGAATTTAA
- a CDS encoding peptidase U32 family protein, translated as MSTLVEARARAKRVRLEKPELLAPGGSLEKLKFAVHYGADAVYIGGQKYGLRSNADNFTFEEMKEGVEFARKYGAKVMVTTNIYAHNEDIEGLEDYLRRLEDVGIHAIIVADPLIMQTARRVAPKLELHVSTQQSITNWRTAKYWKNQGADRVVLAREVSMNDINEIKQKVDVEVEAFIHGAMCSSYSGRCVLSNHFTDRDSNRGGCCQSCRWKYDLYAKEQLNGARLASDIPLFDEEDDPFMMSAKDLCMIEHIPDMIESGVDSFKIEGRMKSLHYVATVVGAYRKAIDAYFDNSETYSLNQARQDEIYKAANRPLNTGFFYDRPGHEDHIFGPEDKAVLFDFAGVVMDYDPDTQIATIQQRNHFKPGQEVEFYGPGGTSFKQTVGTIHDEEGELLSAARHPLQMIKMKVDFPVQKWDMMRKRTGAPASLFR; from the coding sequence ATGTCAACGCTAGTGGAAGCCCGTGCCCGGGCTAAAAGGGTCAGACTGGAAAAGCCGGAGCTTCTTGCTCCGGGCGGAAGTCTGGAAAAATTGAAATTTGCCGTTCATTACGGAGCAGATGCTGTATATATTGGAGGACAAAAGTACGGCCTTCGTTCCAATGCGGATAATTTTACGTTCGAGGAAATGAAGGAAGGCGTTGAATTTGCCCGCAAATACGGGGCGAAGGTAATGGTCACTACCAACATCTATGCCCATAATGAGGATATTGAGGGGCTGGAAGATTATCTTCGCCGTTTGGAGGACGTCGGCATTCATGCCATTATTGTTGCGGATCCGCTTATCATGCAGACTGCACGGCGTGTAGCTCCTAAGCTTGAACTGCATGTCAGCACACAACAATCCATAACGAATTGGCGGACGGCTAAATATTGGAAAAACCAAGGAGCTGACCGCGTTGTATTGGCCCGTGAAGTCAGCATGAACGATATTAATGAGATCAAGCAAAAGGTTGACGTGGAAGTGGAAGCCTTCATCCATGGAGCGATGTGCAGTTCCTACTCAGGCCGGTGTGTGCTGTCCAATCATTTTACTGACCGGGATTCTAACCGTGGGGGCTGTTGCCAATCCTGCCGCTGGAAATATGATTTGTATGCAAAAGAACAGTTGAACGGAGCTCGTCTTGCATCCGATATTCCTTTATTCGATGAGGAAGATGATCCTTTTATGATGAGCGCTAAAGACCTTTGTATGATCGAACATATTCCGGACATGATTGAGTCGGGTGTGGACAGTTTCAAAATCGAGGGAAGGATGAAGAGTCTTCACTATGTAGCTACTGTGGTAGGAGCTTACCGCAAAGCAATTGACGCTTATTTTGATAATTCTGAGACTTACAGCCTCAACCAGGCCCGGCAGGACGAGATTTACAAAGCGGCGAACCGGCCTTTAAATACGGGTTTTTTCTACGACCGGCCAGGTCACGAAGACCATATATTTGGACCTGAGGACAAAGCTGTCCTGTTCGATTTTGCCGGAGTAGTCATGGATTATGATCCGGATACTCAAATTGCAACTATCCAACAGCGGAATCACTTTAAACCCGGACAGGAAGTAGAGTTTTACGGGCCGGGCGGAACCAGTTTCAAGCAAACGGTCGGGACTATCCATGACGAGGAGGGGGAACTGTTATCTGCCGCAAGGCACCCTCTTCAGATGATCAAAATGAAAGTGGATTTCCCTGTACAAAAATGGGACATGATGCGTAAGCGAACCGGAGCTCCGGCTTCCTTGTTCCGTTAA
- a CDS encoding peptidoglycan D,D-transpeptidase FtsI family protein produces the protein MNRHQSSWQSEQHSKRRCKKNPVLMYRSFLVLMGLCFLFAVLVMRLGWIQLLAARNLTSSGIDLIEQSVWQRQRGLVLDTGRGEITDRAGRTFTGRPVMALLVFPLRIDESKWEEPTQKLLKLLKIRQEDWKRFIKELKEPSFWTRHISDGSANNGFFPVELTKEQAEAVRESGLPHIKAIPYTRRYPALSLARQVIGFIGQNPQKLSALYPDQAREGKLDLKARIGGSGIEKAFEPWLRGIGQTSLSYFIDGKERPLQGLNMRVIAPETSYYPLQVRTTLDQPVQEIIEKEMDRLHIKMGSVVVLDASNADIFAMASRPNFNQEHVQPDQDGWKNHAVKAIAPGSVFKTVMAAASLEKEVVSPDETFFCRGDYGKYGFTCWNHAGHGELTLKEGFASSCNLVFAELSKRLSADEIDRTAQRMGLLKKVGWSGKTGIADREVSQVDGEEAGQLFAEGTQKEEEGVLMQTSIGQRDVKISPLQAANMIVTLLHHGEVRSPRLVQDIRFRDGTLREVFKPRVLKARRDGISFRTSKFLLESMREVVLKGTGKALRDAKWQLAGKSGTAQVRQAGKETVNQWFVGFGPYHHARYAVAVVVEGESPDAPNKAIPLFKKTMNILADT, from the coding sequence TTGAATAGACATCAATCATCTTGGCAATCTGAACAGCATAGCAAGAGAAGGTGCAAAAAGAATCCGGTTTTGATGTACCGTTCCTTTCTAGTCTTGATGGGGTTATGTTTCTTGTTCGCAGTCCTGGTTATGCGCCTTGGTTGGATACAGCTTCTGGCTGCCCGTAATCTCACTTCATCCGGTATAGATTTGATAGAGCAATCAGTTTGGCAGCGGCAGCGCGGTCTGGTTCTGGATACGGGAAGGGGAGAAATTACGGATAGGGCCGGCCGGACGTTTACAGGCAGACCCGTCATGGCACTACTTGTTTTCCCGCTGCGCATTGACGAATCAAAATGGGAAGAGCCTACCCAAAAGCTGCTCAAATTGTTGAAAATCCGTCAGGAAGATTGGAAACGGTTTATTAAAGAGTTGAAAGAACCGTCTTTCTGGACACGACATATATCAGATGGGTCGGCAAATAACGGATTTTTTCCGGTAGAACTGACTAAGGAACAAGCCGAGGCTGTTCGGGAATCGGGACTTCCTCATATTAAGGCTATTCCGTATACACGCAGGTACCCGGCTTTAAGTTTAGCGAGACAGGTTATTGGATTTATCGGCCAGAACCCCCAAAAGCTGTCTGCTCTGTATCCGGATCAGGCCAGGGAGGGAAAGTTGGATTTAAAAGCCCGAATCGGAGGCTCAGGAATTGAAAAGGCATTTGAACCTTGGCTTCGGGGGATAGGCCAAACCTCCCTTTCTTATTTTATCGATGGAAAAGAACGTCCTCTGCAAGGACTGAATATGAGAGTAATTGCTCCGGAAACTTCCTACTATCCTTTGCAGGTAAGAACAACATTGGATCAGCCTGTTCAGGAAATTATTGAGAAAGAAATGGACCGCTTGCATATTAAAATGGGTTCTGTAGTAGTTTTGGATGCTTCAAATGCGGATATTTTTGCTATGGCAAGCCGGCCTAACTTTAATCAGGAACATGTTCAGCCTGATCAGGACGGCTGGAAAAATCATGCGGTCAAAGCGATTGCCCCGGGTTCCGTCTTCAAGACAGTTATGGCAGCGGCATCCCTGGAGAAAGAGGTTGTATCCCCAGACGAAACCTTTTTCTGCAGAGGAGATTACGGAAAATACGGCTTCACTTGTTGGAATCATGCCGGACATGGCGAACTAACCCTTAAGGAAGGATTTGCTTCTTCCTGTAATCTAGTGTTTGCCGAACTATCCAAACGCCTTAGTGCAGATGAGATTGACCGGACAGCACAACGGATGGGGCTTCTCAAGAAGGTAGGATGGAGCGGAAAAACGGGGATCGCAGACAGGGAAGTGTCTCAGGTGGATGGAGAGGAAGCTGGCCAATTATTTGCGGAAGGAACTCAAAAAGAAGAAGAGGGAGTTCTTATGCAAACTTCTATCGGACAAAGGGATGTTAAAATCTCTCCTCTTCAGGCAGCCAACATGATTGTAACCCTTTTGCACCATGGGGAAGTTAGATCTCCGCGCCTGGTCCAGGATATCCGGTTTCGTGACGGCACTCTCCGGGAAGTATTTAAACCTCGCGTTCTAAAAGCCCGAAGAGACGGAATATCTTTCAGAACCAGCAAATTCCTGTTGGAAAGCATGCGTGAAGTTGTACTTAAAGGAACGGGAAAAGCTCTTAGGGATGCCAAATGGCAGCTTGCCGGCAAATCAGGAACAGCGCAAGTCAGACAGGCAGGAAAGGAAACTGTTAATCAATGGTTTGTCGGTTTCGGCCCTTACCATCATGCCAGATATGCTGTGGCTGTTGTGGTGGAGGGAGAGTCGCCGGATGCTCCGAATAAAGCAATCCCCCTGTTTAAAAAAACAATGAATATTCTGGCGGATACTTAG
- a CDS encoding IS630 family transposase (programmed frameshift), protein MTMDKHTELAKVTAAMQQTKERRMYERYQAIYLHLKGTSMKAIADILNRNRMTVSSYIHTYENGGLGALQIKHSSGAPTRLTKQQQDRLKQTVAYSVPHEVGFTAKHNWTLELIATYVERDWGHCYSLRGISKVMERLGLSYTKPTYTLAAADPKKQRHFTETTFPELKKLLNEEIDHLLFEDESMIRDYQAIQKTWFLRGKQRIIPTTGKHRGVKLLATVDYETGHIVWQEDEQYTAETFLSFLQKVMATYPTGKLALVLDNARIHHAKLLRPFLEAQKNRLELVYLPPYSPQLNIVEGLWKWLKSSVINNVFYSAVSEIRLRVGQFMDEIMKHPHAIIDRLCVRL, encoded by the exons ATGACAATGGATAAACATACCGAACTGGCAAAAGTAACGGCAGCCATGCAACAAACCAAAGAGCGCCGAATGTATGAACGCTACCAAGCGATCTATTTGCATTTGAAAGGCACATCCATGAAGGCGATCGCTGACATTTTGAATCGAAACCGAATGACGGTGAGCAGTTACATTCATACGTACGAGAACGGTGGACTGGGAGCCTTGCAAATCAAGCATTCCTCAGGTGCTCCTACTCGGTTGACGAAGCAGCAGCAGGATCGCTTGAAACAAACCGTCGCCTATTCGGTTCCCCATGAGGTCGGCTTTACGGCAAAGCACAACTGGACGCTTGAACTGATTGCCACGTACGTGGAACGCGACTGGGGCCATTGCTATTCGCTCCGAGGCATTTCCAAGGTCATGGAGCGGCTAGGGCTCAGCTATACGAAACCGACCTACACGCTCGCAGCAGCAGATCCCAAGAAACAACGCCATTTCACCGAAACGACCTTTCCTGAACTG AAAAAGCTACTGAACGAGGAGATTGATCACTTGCTGTTCGAGGATGAGTCGATGATCCGGGACTACCAGGCGATTCAGAAGACCTGGTTCCTTCGCGGGAAGCAACGCATCATTCCAACCACGGGCAAGCATCGTGGGGTCAAACTGCTGGCCACGGTTGACTATGAAACGGGACACATCGTTTGGCAAGAAGATGAACAGTACACCGCTGAAACGTTTCTTTCCTTTCTTCAAAAGGTCATGGCGACTTATCCAACAGGGAAACTGGCTCTGGTTTTGGACAATGCCCGGATTCATCATGCAAAGCTGCTTCGGCCGTTTCTGGAAGCGCAAAAAAATCGGCTTGAGCTTGTGTACTTGCCTCCATACAGCCCTCAGTTAAATATCGTAGAAGGACTCTGGAAATGGCTCAAGTCCAGTGTGATCAATAACGTATTCTATTCGGCCGTTTCCGAAATCCGTCTGCGTGTCGGGCAATTTATGGATGAAATCATGAAGCATCCTCATGCCATTATTGACCGGCTGTGCGTGCGACTTTGA
- a CDS encoding methyl-accepting chemotaxis protein, translating into MNKKISDLADSLKQYIKRGSLGFGRKHEDNRGTGQKKKIRFVSPARSVSMKLFLVFFISILFFVLAVGTLSYIISQGVIQDKVSNASEQTIVQASEKLDVVFNTYDELSLQLFMDKEIQKGLTAAQKAENSSYEMLEISRDLNERLNLVLFSNKSLRGIALFDKDGRPITSTGISVGTAEKQTYSEEPWYKQAVENNGQATWAITRPKGYFSNSPAFALSRSLRDTSTNNVIGLIMLEIGVDVLDRQLEGLNLGDNGIVQLTDMEGNIAYSADKEMIGKKTDFKIPEKDTNKSSASFLTDNNEEQVMFSRLHVSKWLMFGALPVSALVKDAGIILNVTIIMAVIGAALAGLIGWIVARMLGKPLQNVRRLMRDGAGGNLTVRANYKSRDEIGQLGQSFDEMMSQITELVQQTSRSAQEVLSTSGELAHASKVTAASAKEIGVATGEISNGAGGLAAESERGNELSHNIGKQMQQVIEANLEMGTAAAGVRSASEQGTRHMKNLRTKTNAAEETVRNMLNKVVMLNDNTRSIRKILDMLHNITKQTNILSLNATIEAARAGAAGKGFMVVADEIRGLAEQSKQSIDVVAGITRSIENEIDETVSTLTAAYPVFQEQAESVKKADAIFQQVQQQMVAFIEQLDTVSSSIHELDESQAVLSDAMTNVSAVAEESLATSEEVASLSTEQLNISEGLVDLSDKLEQLSNSLKDSLSKFKV; encoded by the coding sequence TTGAATAAAAAGATCTCGGATCTGGCCGACAGTTTAAAGCAGTACATAAAAAGGGGGAGCTTGGGCTTCGGCCGAAAACATGAGGACAACAGGGGGACCGGACAAAAAAAGAAAATTCGCTTTGTCAGCCCGGCCCGCTCCGTCAGCATGAAATTGTTTCTGGTCTTTTTTATCAGTATTTTGTTTTTTGTTTTAGCCGTGGGGACATTGTCTTATATCATCTCCCAGGGTGTCATCCAGGATAAAGTAAGCAATGCATCCGAACAGACCATTGTACAAGCTTCCGAGAAGCTGGATGTTGTGTTTAATACATACGATGAACTTTCCTTGCAATTATTCATGGACAAAGAAATCCAGAAAGGACTTACTGCTGCCCAAAAGGCAGAAAACAGCAGCTATGAGATGCTGGAAATATCGAGGGATCTGAATGAGAGATTGAATCTGGTTCTTTTCTCCAATAAATCATTAAGAGGCATCGCTTTATTTGATAAGGACGGCAGACCCATTACTTCCACCGGCATCAGTGTAGGCACTGCGGAGAAGCAGACATACAGCGAAGAGCCTTGGTATAAACAGGCTGTAGAGAATAACGGGCAGGCAACCTGGGCAATAACCCGGCCTAAAGGTTACTTTAGCAACTCCCCTGCTTTTGCCCTCAGCCGTTCCTTAAGAGATACCAGTACAAATAATGTCATCGGGCTCATCATGCTTGAGATTGGTGTAGATGTACTGGACCGTCAACTGGAAGGACTGAATCTTGGGGATAATGGTATTGTTCAACTGACAGATATGGAAGGAAATATCGCCTATTCTGCAGATAAAGAAATGATCGGCAAGAAGACGGATTTCAAGATTCCGGAGAAGGACACTAACAAATCTTCGGCATCTTTCCTTACTGACAATAACGAGGAACAGGTTATGTTCAGCCGTCTTCACGTATCCAAATGGCTCATGTTTGGGGCACTGCCCGTATCTGCACTTGTCAAAGATGCCGGTATTATTCTTAACGTGACAATTATCATGGCTGTAATTGGGGCAGCCTTAGCTGGTTTAATCGGCTGGATAGTTGCCAGAATGTTAGGCAAGCCTTTACAAAATGTAAGAAGGCTGATGCGGGATGGGGCCGGAGGGAACCTTACGGTTCGGGCCAATTATAAGTCCAGGGATGAAATCGGCCAGCTTGGACAAAGCTTTGACGAAATGATGAGCCAGATTACGGAGCTTGTCCAGCAAACCAGCCGTTCTGCCCAGGAGGTTCTGAGCACCTCGGGTGAGTTAGCTCATGCATCCAAAGTAACAGCTGCTTCAGCAAAGGAAATCGGTGTTGCAACAGGAGAAATTTCCAATGGCGCCGGCGGATTGGCTGCAGAATCGGAACGGGGTAACGAGCTTTCCCATAATATCGGAAAACAGATGCAGCAAGTCATTGAGGCCAATCTTGAAATGGGGACGGCCGCCGCAGGTGTACGCAGCGCCAGTGAGCAAGGGACCCGGCATATGAAGAACCTCCGTACAAAGACAAATGCAGCAGAAGAAACCGTACGAAATATGTTAAATAAAGTGGTTATGCTTAATGACAATACAAGATCGATCCGCAAAATTTTGGATATGCTTCATAACATTACAAAGCAGACTAATATTTTGTCCTTGAACGCAACAATCGAGGCAGCCAGAGCCGGAGCAGCCGGTAAAGGCTTTATGGTTGTAGCCGATGAAATCAGGGGGCTGGCTGAACAATCCAAACAATCCATTGATGTGGTTGCTGGTATTACCCGTTCGATCGAAAATGAAATTGATGAAACGGTTTCCACATTAACGGCTGCTTATCCTGTTTTCCAGGAGCAGGCGGAATCTGTGAAGAAAGCGGATGCGATATTCCAGCAGGTTCAGCAGCAGATGGTGGCATTCATTGAGCAGTTGGATACTGTCAGCTCGTCTATTCACGAGCTGGATGAATCCCAGGCTGTACTCTCCGATGCTATGACCAATGTCAGTGCTGTGGCAGAGGAATCACTAGCTACTTCGGAGGAAGTGGCTTCCCTAAGTACAGAGCAGCTAAATATCAGTGAGGGATTGGTTGATTTATCTGATAAACTGGAGCAGCTCTCCAATTCCCTGAAGGATTCGTTAAGCAAATTTAAAGTATAA